One stretch of Oncorhynchus tshawytscha isolate Ot180627B linkage group LG19, Otsh_v2.0, whole genome shotgun sequence DNA includes these proteins:
- the LOC112218568 gene encoding repulsive guidance molecule A, whose product MQSQRERREVRPRAGWTVMGKGVAGPSALEVGKILVLFLCLFPSVSLQCKILKCNSEFWASTSSSGPEEEFCTALRAYNNCVRRTARTCRGDLAYHSAQHGIEDLMSQHNCSKEGPTTQPRARTPAPPPPPQLQPDSQERSDGPEQCHYERSLPRHSSPPNYTHCGFFGDPHLRTFSDDFQTCKVEGAWPLIHNKYLSVQVTNTPVVPGSSATATSKLTIIFKNFQECVDQKMYHAETDELPAAFADGSKNGGDRHGANTLRIVDKVPGQHVEIHARYIGTTIVVRQVGRYLTFAVRMPEEVVNSVEDRDNQDLYLCLHGCPANQRIDFRTFRDRAVEGHSLVKSRTGSQSHGFTYQAAMAKCKERLPVEDLYFQSCVFDLLSSGDINFTMAAYYAFEDVKMLHSNKDKYHIFEKDAFGSNAAPRGSDMFSLVLLNCLSMLLWIECCWVHL is encoded by the exons ATGCAGTCGCAAAG ggagaggagagaagtgcgACCCCGTGCTGGATGGACGGTTATGGGGAAGGGAGTAGCAGGACCTTCGGCGCTTGAAGTCGGCAAGATCCTTGTTTTGTTTCTTTGCCTGTTTCCTTCTG tgAGTCTGCAGTGTAAGATCCTCAAGTGTAACTCAGAGTTTTGGGCCTCCACCTCAAGCTCTGGCCCGGAGGAGGAGTTCTGTACGGCACTGCGGGCGTACAACAACTGTGTACGCCGCACCGCACGCACTTGCAGAGGCGACCTGGCCTACCACTCAGCACAACATGGCATAGAGGACCTCATGAGTCAACACAACTGCTCCAAGGAGGGACCTACAACCCAGCCTCGAGCCCGGACCCCCGCTCCACCCCCACCACCGCAGCTCCAGCCTGACAGCCAGGAGCGCTCCGATGGGCCGGAGCAGTGTCACTACGAACGCAGCCTTCCTCGCCATTCCTCGCCACCCAACTACACCCACTGCGGCTTCTTTGGAGACCCACACCTCCGTACCTTCAGCGATGACTTCCAGACCTGCAAGGTGGAGGGAGCCTGGCCACTTATCCATAACAAATACCTGTCTGTTCAGGTGACCAACACACCTGTCGTGCCTGGCTCCTCTGCTACAGCCACCAGCAAG TTGACAATCATCTTCAAGAACTTCCAGGAGTGTGTGGACCAGAAGATGTACCACGCAGAGACAGACGAGCTACCTGCGGCGTTCGCCGACGGCTCCAAGAACGGTGGAGACCGCCACGGAGCCAACACGCTGCGCATCGTGGATAAGGTGCCTGGGCAGCATGTGGAGATCCACGCACGCTACATCGGTACAACCATCGTGGTCCGGCAGGTGGGCCGATACCTGACCTTTGCTGTGCGGATGCCAGAGGAAGTAGTGAACTCTGTAGAAGACCGAGACAACCAGGACCTGTATCTCTGCCTGCACGGCTGTCCCGCCAACCAACGTATCGACTTCAGGACATTCAGGGACCGTGCTGTGGAGGGCCACAGCCTGGTCAAGAGCAGGACGGGCAGCCAGTCCCATGGGTTTACCTATCAGGCTGCCATGGCCAAGTGTAAAGAGCGCCTCCCAGTGGAAGACCTGTACTTCCAGTCTTGTGTGTTCGACCTGCTTTCCTCTGGGGACATCAACTTCACCATGGCTGCCTACTATGCTTTTGAGGACGTGAAAATGCTCCACTCCAACAAGGACAAATACCACATTTTTGAAAAGGATGCTTTTGGGAGTAATGCAGCACCGAGGGGATCAGATATGTTCTCGCTAGTTCTCCTCAACTGTCTGTCTATGTTGTTGTGGATTGAGTGCTGCTGGGTTCATCTATAG